In Drosophila gunungcola strain Sukarami chromosome X unlocalized genomic scaffold, Dgunungcola_SK_2 000056F, whole genome shotgun sequence, the following are encoded in one genomic region:
- the LOC128261170 gene encoding LOW QUALITY PROTEIN: sphingosine kinase 1 (The sequence of the model RefSeq protein was modified relative to this genomic sequence to represent the inferred CDS: inserted 1 base in 1 codon) has product MTANTATSEENLLGNGGHAQEPSTPTSDTEMGGATPPELSEIFFVDNSRRKHSIKIQVKLCPEGVYLRRETDADDQINEQLIRIDDIIGSRYGPRLKKRARGGLNSCRNPNVPGQEAEPEPDSDNSAYLYIYAYLKKEKPLRRVQTLRILRFRSSNNYDVNLQTAQLWHHTIRKHKRENGSSSPADSGKQLLILLNPKSGSGKGRELFQKQVAPLLTEAEAQYDLQITTHPQYAKEFVRTRKDLLERYSGIVVASGDGLFYEVLNGLMERMDWRKACRMLPLGIIPCGSGNGLAKSVAHHCNEPYEPKPILHATLTCIAGKSTPMDVVRVELAPRDKHFVMYSFLSVGWGLIADIDIESERLRSIGAQRFTLWAIXRLITLRTYKGRVSYLLAKNKKDEEPPVEAAKEARESPEKEKRPAAIRSSLPLNAGEFRDLPEEDEDELDSEQFADAISLDRSVYRQNADSWHSAMSRRTAYYSLGGPSLRSNRSRLSVSQRIEAANAEFAEKVPTGTIPGLQVPLQETDGWVCEDGDFVMVHAAYTTHLSSDVFFAPESRLDDGLIYLVIIRSGVSRHQLLNFMLSLNTGTHLPIGEDPFIKVVACRAFRIEPNSSDGILVVDGERVEYGPIQAEVMPGLVNVMTTSGQ; this is encoded by the exons atgACGGCCAACACAGCGACGTCGGAGGAAAATCTGCTGGGGAATGGTGGACATGCACAGGAGCCCTCCACGCCCACCTCGGATACCGAAATGGGCGGTGCCACGCCCCCGGAACTGAGCGAGATCTTTTTCGTGGACAACAGTCGCCGCAAGCACAGCATTAAAATCCAGGTTAAACTCTGCCCCGAAGGAGTTTACCTGCGTCGCGAAACGGACGCAGATGATCAAATTAACGAGCAACTCATTAGGATCGATGACATCATAGGATCTCGGTATGGTCCACGCCTTAAGAAACGTGCCAGGGGTGGCCTCAACTCCTGCCGGAATCCCAATGTGCCGGGCCAGGAGGCGGAACCCGAACCGGACAGCGATAACAGTGCCTATTTATACATCTATGCCTATCTGAAGAAGGAAAAACCCCTGAGGCGTGTGCAAACCCTCAGGATTCTACGCTTTCGATCCAGCAATAACTACGATGTCAATCTCCAAACCGCACAGCTATGGCATCACACGATCCGCAAACATAAGCGTGAAAACGGCAGCAGTTCCCCCGCCGACTCGGGCAAACAATTGCTCATCCTACTCAATCCCAAGTCCGGCTCTGGCAAAGGTCGCGAGCTCTTCCAGAAACAGGTGGCCCCCCTGCTGACGGAAGCGGAGGCCCAGTACGATCTGCAGATCACCACACATCCGCAGTATGCCAAGGAATTTGTGCGCACCAGGAAGGATCTGCTGGAGCGCTATTCGGGCATTGTGGTCGCCTCCGGCGATGGCCTCTTCTACGAAGTACTCAACGGCCTAATGGAGCGCATGGACTGGCGCAAGGCCTGCAGAATGCTACCGCTGGGCATCATACCGTGCGGCTCGGGCAATGGTCTGGCCAAAAGTGTCGCCCATCACTGCAACGAACCGTACGAACCCAAGCCCATTCTCCATGCCACCTTGACCTGCATTGCCGGCAAGAGTACGCCCATGGATGTGGTCAGGGTGGAACTGGCGCCCCGGGATAAGCACTTTGTGATGTACTCCTTCCTGTCGGTGGGCTGGGGTCTGATAGCCGACATCGATATTGAAAGTGAGCGGCTGCGATCGATTGGAGCGCAGAGATTCACGCTGTGGGCCA AAAGGCTTATAACCCTGCGAACCTACAAGGGCAGGGTGTCCTATCTACTGGCCAAGAACAAAAAAGATGAGGAGCCACCCGTGGAGGCAGCCAAAGAAGCCCGGGAGAGTCCCGAAAAGGAGAAGAGACCCGCAGCAATACGTTCTTCTTTGCCGCTGAATGCTGGGGAATTTCGTGATTTACCCGAGGAAGATGAGGACGAACTCGATTCGGAGCAGTTTGCCGATGCCATATCCCTGGATCGTTCGGTCTATCGCCAGAATGCAGATAGCTGGCACTCGGCCATGTCACGCAGAACGGCATACTACTCCCTCGGTGGACCCAGTCTGCGCTCCAATCGCAGTCGATTGAGTGTGAGCCAGCGCATTGAGGCGGCCAACGCGGAGTTCGCGGAGAAGGTGCCAACGGGCACCATTCCGGGACTGCAGGTGCCACTGCAGGAAACAGATGGCTGGGTCTGCGAGGATGGCGACTTTGTGATGGTCCACGCCGCCTACACCACCCACCTCTCATCAGACGTCTTCTTTGCCCCCGAATCCCGGCTAGACGATGGCCTCATCTACCTGGTGATCATCCGCAGTGGAGTGAGTCGCCATCAGCTGCTCAATTTCATGCTCAGTCTGAACACGGGCACCCATCTGCCCATCGGCGAGGATCCCTTCATCAAAGTGGTGGCCTGTCGGGCATTCCGGATCGAACCGAACAGCTCCGATGGCATCCTGGTGGTGGACGGCGAACGGGTTGAATACGGACCCATTCAGGCGGAAGTAATGCCCGGCCTGGTCAATGTGATGACCACCAGTGGTCAGTAG